A DNA window from Impatiens glandulifera chromosome 7, dImpGla2.1, whole genome shotgun sequence contains the following coding sequences:
- the LOC124944888 gene encoding uncharacterized protein LOC124944888 has protein sequence MDKESKRKMKKAKSHPNHIISTVSSSYDHRNRKYLDRSDDYGENSDRERVSIEVSAADEENEIDNLWERMSCIALRKRESSLKRGENHQGISPEKNGLQWKQEQKIRAARLEKQLKTRCALEDLLDEQLNHFHTIYKRATTNLIRLKDISQFLIPKEALPQEIASVWWIGDWRPSSILELIRSLPRSSPSFSSEDDTGFETEQVLSQLIHEMQIEETVLDEQMAEIQSTCVLHLPFGRVHHSNGHEFTLACIQSEYKKIHCVIIKAQHLRFKALELAVRKVLSQTDAAEFLIAFDGIQDLIHQVASDHKIKTGPVSVPFK, from the exons ATGGATAAAGAGAGTaaaaggaaaatgaagaagGCCAAATCTCATCCA aATCATATCATATCTACTGTTTCATCTTCCTATGATCATCGGAACAGGAAATATCTCGACAGATCTGATGATTACGGAGAAAATTCCGATCGAGAAAGAGTTTCCATCGAAGTGTCAGCAGcagatgaagaaaatgaaatcgATAACCTATGGGAACGTATGTCCTGCATTGCTCTTCGCAAAAGAGAATCATCACTCAAGCGAG GAGAAAATCATCAAGGAATCTCTCCAGAAAAAAACGGTTTACAATGGAAGCAAGAACAGAAAATTAGAGCAGCAAGATTAGAGAAACAGCTCAAGACAAGATGTGCATTAGAAGATTTACTCGACGAACAGCTAAACCATTTCCACACGATCTACAAACGCGCAACAACAAATTTGATCCGTCTCAAAGACATATCTCAATTCCTCATTCCAAAAGAAGCCTTACCTCAAGAAATCGCTTCCGTTTGGTGGATCGGTGACTGGCGACCTTCTTCCATCTTAGAACTAATCCGATCTCTACCTCGTTCATCTCCATCGTTCTCATCCGAAGACGATACCGGATTCGAAACTGAACAGGTTCTATCTCAACTTATTCACGAAATGCAAATTGAAGAAACAGTACTTGATGAACAAATGGCTGAGATTCAATCCACATGCGTATTACATCTACCTTTCGGTCGTGTTCATCATTCTAATGGACATGAATTCACATTGGCTTGTATTCAATCCGAGTACAAGAAAATTCATTGTGTTATTATCAAGGCACAACATCTCCGATTCAAGGCGTTGGAACTTGCAGTGAGAAAGGTGTTAAGTCAAACAGATGCAGCAGAATTCTTGATTGCGTTTGATGGAATACAGGATTTGATTCATCAAGTTGCTTCAGATCATAAGATCAAAACAGGTCCAGTTTCAGTTCCATTCAAGTAA
- the LOC124944425 gene encoding uncharacterized protein LOC124944425 gives MAVVPATASISSPFPWSGGCSSTTMAVRLSITIPKTKFSFTTVRSSKSRSEELDSRSDEPSRTSQEDLMYLGKLGAGSIIGAIAIKYGSILLPEITTPNIYLALFMIFAPCVLAVFVLIWRSQIESMK, from the exons ATGGCAGTAGTGCCTGCAACCGCATCCATAAGTTCTCCATTTCCATGGAGCGGCGGTTGCTCCTCGACGACGATGGCGGTTCGTCTTTCCATTACAATTCCAAAGACTAAATTTTCATTTACTACTGTTCGTTCGTCCAAATCTAGATCAGAAGAACTCGATTCAAGGTCCGACGAACCTTCCCGCACTTCTCAG GAAGATTTGATGTATTTGGGAAAGCTAGGAGCAGGTTCAATCATAGGAGCTATAGCAATTAAGTATGGAAGCATTCTTTTACCAGAGATAACCACACCTAATATCTATCTAGCATTGTTTATGATCTTTGCTCCTTGTGTTTTAGCAGTTTTTGTTTTGATCTGGCGAAGCCAGATCGAATCAatgaaatga
- the LOC124945887 gene encoding serine/threonine-protein kinase DDB_G0283821, with the protein MKMSQSETTPPLPSFDYELYEGDPDKLRTVVATPPSSTPWIDHSSLKLRHRIGRGPFGDVWLATHHQSGDDFDQHHEVAVKMLSSMKEEDVHMFLAKFEKLFFELREIPNLCWLHGISIVSDKICIVMKLYEGSIADRMARLKRGKLPLPDVLRYGINLAKAIQALHSRECLVLNLKPSSFFIDEHDQAILGDFGIPFLLLGASLSNSDEVIRLGTPNYMAPEQWEPEVRGPLTYETDVWGFCCSVLEMLTGVPPWFGKPVEEIYKLVVIKQEKPLIPGGLPPEIENVVNGCFEYDLRNRPTITDILQAFESCQNAVYSDGEWISLSTKERSDKPPHNNGYSTWFLSKDHLQVGDTVRSRKPRTMDIPEGTVVGLEKDTDRNGFVLVRIQGVHNPQKVKSSTLERVTHGLAVSDWVRLINATENHSTVGILHSIQRDGSVTVAFKGLATLWKGNSSELEMAEHFSLGQFVRLKENTVDAQWPRKCGKISKICPNGCLVLRFPGQLSFENEKGSVLADPDRVEKVCFDSCDSLVEKYRHVEDFHWAVRPVVMAVGAFVALKFGLFVGGKMNKKAKRNQMKQMDVQDHQPGGNNPAWLPQPVANIIFRENVPSAR; encoded by the exons ATGAAGATGTCTCAATCAGAGACCACTCCTCCACTTCCTTCATTTGATTACGAGCTTTATGAAGGAGATCCTGATAAACTAAGAACAGTTGTAGCTACACCACCTTCATCTACTCCATGGATTGATCATTCATCTTTGAAGCTTAGACATAGGATTGGTCGAGGGCCTTTTGGTGATGTTTGGTTAGCTACTCATCATCAATCTGGTGATGATTTTGATCAACACCATGAAGTGGCTGTTAAGATGTTATCATCAATGAAGGAGGAGGATGTTCATATGTTCTTGGCTAAGTTTGAGAAACTGTTTTTCGAATTACGCGAGATACCGAATCTCTGTTGGTTACATGGTATCTCGATAGTTTCTGACAAG ATTTGTATAGTTATGAAGTTGTATGAAGGTTCTATTGCTGATAGAATGGCTCGATTGAAAAGGGGAAAACTTCCATTGCCGGATGTTCTAAG GTATGGAATCAATTTGGCCAAAGCAATCCAAGCATTGCACTCGAGAGAGTGTCTGGTGCTAAACCTAAAACCTTCCAGTTTCTTTATTGATGAGCATGACCAAGCTATCTTGGGAGACTTTGGAATCCCATTTCTCCTTCTTGGAGCCTCACTTTCCAACTCGGATGAAGTGATTAGACTAGGAACACCAAATTATATGGCTCCAGAACAGTGGGAACCAGAAGTACGAGGTCCATTGACATACGAGACGGATGTTTGGGGATTTTGTTGTAGCGTATTGGAAATGTTGACCGGAGTTCCTCCTTGGTTTGGGAAGCCAGTTGAAGAGATATACAAGTTAGTTGTGATTAAACAAGAGAAACCATTGATTCCTGGTGGATTGCCTCCAGAAATAGAGAATGTTGTCAATGGTTGTTTTGAATATGATCTTCGTAACCGTCCTACTATTACTGATATCCTGCAGGCCTTTGAAAG TTGCCAGAATGCTGTTTATAGCGATGGAGAATGGATCAGTCTCAGTACCAAAGAAAGATCAGACAAACCCCCACATAATAACGGCTACAGCACATGGTTTCTATCAAAGGACCATCTCCAAGTCGGCGACACAGTTCGATCTCGTAAACCAAGAACCATGGATATCCCAGAAGGAACCGTAGTTGGTTTAGAAAAGGACACCGATCGAAACGGTTTCGTTTTGGTCCGAATTCAAGGAGTCCACAATCCGCAAAAAGTAAAGTCATCAACTCTGGAACGAGTCACACATGGATTAGCAGTTTCCGATTGGGTTCGTTTGATAAACGCAACCGAAAACCACTCCACCGTCGGAATCCTCCATTCCATACAACGAGACGGGTCGGTTACAGTCGCATTCAAAGGTTTAGCGACGCTCTGGAAAGGAAACTCTTCGGAGCTCGAAATGGCCGAACATTTTTCCCTGGGGCAGTTTGTGAGGCTGAAAGAGAACACCGTCGATGCACAATGGCCTCGTAAATGCGGAAAGATTTCTAAAATATGTCCCAACGGGTGTTTGGTTTTGAGATTTCCCGGACAATTATCGTTTGAGAATGAAAAGGGTAGTGTTTTGGCAGATCCAGATCGAGTTGAGAAGGTTTGTTTTGATAGTTGCGACAGTTTAGTGGAGAAGTATCGACATGTTGAGGATTTTCATTGGGCGGTTAGGCCAGTTGTGATGGCGGTTGGTGCTTTCGTGGCTTTGAAGTTTGGTTTGTTTGTTGGAGGGAAGATGAATAAGAAGGCGAAAAGGAATCAGATGAAGCAAATGGATGTTCAGGATCACCAACCTGGTGGGAATAATCCGGCTTGGCTTCCTCAGCCTGTTgcgaatattatttttagagaaaACGTTCCCTCGGCTCGTTAA
- the LOC124910250 gene encoding U11/U12 small nuclear ribonucleoprotein 25 kDa protein-like, whose protein sequence is MAKVIISSVDDGVPAFEVSSPLLSLESNIRTFSDSKLPPPQFINLSVLKLDGSSFDVNVPGNSKVGDIKFAIEELFNSSSLDSTEEFSWSQVWGYFCLCYNGEKLINDKADIQTLGMKDKDQLQFVKHLAMDYTPNSTPARHQMQNPTRSSSNFLACLSRPQTFEVEGGCGDNEISIPKFRVGHMFSNRNTYLRLFALRRKK, encoded by the exons ATGGCGAAAGTTATAATCTCAAGCGTTGATGATGGCGTTCCAGCTTTCGAGGTTTCTTCTCCATTGTTGTCTCTTGAAAGTAACATTCGGACTTTTTCGGACAGCAAACTTCCTCCTCCTCAGTTCATCAACCTTTCTGTCTTAAAATTGGATGGATCATCATTTG ATGTAAATGTTCCTGGGAATTCTAAGGTTGGGGATATTAAGTTTGCAATTGAGGAGTTGTTTAATTCATCATCATTGGATAGTACTGAGGAGTTTTCATG GTCACAAGTATGGGGATACTTTTGTCTGTGCTATAATGGTGAGAAGTTGATAAATGATAAGGCTGATATACAGACATTAGGAATGAAGGATAAGGACCAG CTTCAGTTTGTTAAACATCTTGCAATGGATTATACACCAAATAGTACACCAGCAAGACATCAAATGCAAAATCCTACACGATCTTCAAGCAATTTCTTAGC ATGTTTATCGAGGCCACAGACATTTGAAGTCGAGGGTGGTTGTGGAGACAACGAGATCTCCATTCCAAAATTCAGAGTGGGTCATATGTTCAGTAACCGAAATACATATCTCAGATTATTTGCTTTACGAAGAAAGAAGTAA
- the LOC124945175 gene encoding PTI1-like tyrosine-protein kinase At3g15890, with product MDIRSLLCCGNEFDRKEQDKKKKKTTWRVFSLKELHSATNNFNYDNKLGEGAFGSVYWGQLWDGSQIAVKRLKVWSNKAEMEFAVEVEMLARVRHKNLLTLRGYCAEGQERLIVYDYMPNLSLLSHLHGQQSAESLLYWKRRMNIAIGSAEGIAYLHHQATPHIIHRDIKASNVLLDSNFEAQVADFGFARLIPDGATHVTTRVKGTLGYLAPEYAMLGQASESCDVYSFGILLLELASGKKPIEKLSGTTKRIISDWALPLVCERKFDDLVDPKLKGEYVEEELKRLVLIGLSCADNRPEKRPTILEVVEMLKGELKEKLQEIENEESFKHGGDYNNNDGCSAEEYSVEDVIVQKLDSI from the exons ATGGATATTCGATCTTTGCTGTGTTGCGGAAATGAGTTTGATAG GAAAGAACaggacaagaagaagaagaagacaacaTGGAGGGTTTTCTCCTTGAAGGAATTACATTCTGCTACTAATAATTTCAACTATGATAATAAACTTGGAGAAGGTGCATTTGGCAGTGTTTATTGGGGTCAGCTATGGGATGGATCTCAA ATTGCAGTTAAAAGACTGAAGGTTTGGAGCAACAAAGCAGAAATGGAATTTGCGGTTGAAGTTGAGATGCTGGCTCGAGTACGCCATAAGAACCTGTTAACCCTACGTGGATATTGTGCGGAAGGACAAGAACGACTCATTGTGTACGACTATATGCCTAATCTAAGTTTACTTTCACATCTTCACGGCCAGCAATCTGCAGAATCTCTTCTCTATTGGAAACGGAGAATGAACATTGCGATTGGATCGGCTGAGGGAATAGC ATACCTTCACCATCAAGCAACACCTCACATAATCCATCGAGACATCAAAGCAAGTAACGTACTACTAGATTCAAATTTTGAAGCCCAAGTTGCAGATTTCGGTTTTGCAAGGCTAATACCCGACGGAGCCACACACGTGACTACGAGAGTGAAAGGAACGCTCGGCTACTTAGCCCCCGAATACGCAATGTTAGGGCAGGCATCTGAAAGTTGCGACGTCTACAGTTTTGGGATTCTGTTGCTAGAGCTTGCGAGTGGAAAGAAACCGATAGAAAAGTTAAGTGGCACGACTAAACGGATAATCAGCGACTGGGCACTTCCGTTGGTTTGCGAGAGGAAATTCGATGATCTTGTTGATCCTAAGTTGAAAGGTGAGTATGTTGAGGAGGAACTAAAAAGATTGGTGTTAATTGGGCTGAGTTGTGCTGATAATCGGCCTGAAAAGAGACCGACTATTTTGGAAGTTGTGGAAATGCTTAAGGGTGAATTGAAGGAGAAGTTGCAGGAGATTGAAAACGAGGAATCATTTAAACATGGTGGTGATTATAATAATAACGATGGTTGTAGTGCCGAAGAATATAGTGTGGAAGATGTTATTGTGCAGAAGCTTGATTCAATCTGA